The candidate division TA06 bacterium B3_TA06 genome includes a window with the following:
- the tilS gene encoding tRNA lysidine(34) synthetase TilS produces the protein MSLIRKAEDSLKRECGFKRGASVLVACSGGADSTALLHFLHSRRRRLGIADLGVYHLNHGLRGAEADADEEFVANLAKSLDIPFHPDRADVAAYAAEHGISHEMAGRKLRYAGLNRLLESEGCVPKKGGCYGCYGYGALGHTASDNAEWILISLVRGRAEPFLWGIPAKRGPFIRPLIRCARAEILDYLKTHHLSFREDSSNASLSFDRNRIRHRIMPLLKELNPSLEETLSRTLEVGDLLNSSLDSQAAELLERLVTSNGRTSELDTSELSGYNLVTQLRVLRLFVPWLGANDLLGLLPLEVAKGTREMARGKGKKLCASYDRLVLEDCKDQPLWEPCVLSEAKDVLVPGLGWRLRVYEGKRDEFAPRDDVVFFDASFIKPPFVVRPWREGDRIVPFGRRGEVKLKRVFSDRKVPRRMRRYWPLVCKDDEVVWAAGLIRSAGAPVTSSTRKLTILTLLRGEDGKQTA, from the coding sequence ATGTCACTTATTCGCAAGGCAGAGGATAGCTTAAAGCGTGAGTGCGGGTTCAAGAGGGGAGCAAGCGTGCTTGTCGCGTGTTCTGGCGGGGCGGATTCCACCGCACTCCTGCACTTCCTTCACTCACGTCGAAGAAGGCTCGGGATTGCTGATCTAGGCGTGTATCATCTCAATCACGGGCTTCGGGGAGCGGAGGCGGATGCGGACGAGGAATTCGTGGCGAATCTTGCCAAATCCCTCGATATCCCCTTCCATCCCGATCGTGCCGACGTTGCGGCGTACGCGGCAGAGCACGGGATATCCCATGAGATGGCGGGACGCAAGCTGCGCTATGCAGGATTGAACAGGCTGTTGGAATCGGAAGGTTGTGTTCCAAAGAAGGGTGGGTGTTACGGGTGTTACGGGTACGGGGCTTTGGGACATACAGCCAGTGACAATGCGGAGTGGATCCTTATCTCCCTCGTTCGTGGCAGGGCAGAGCCCTTTTTATGGGGCATCCCTGCAAAGCGTGGTCCGTTCATCCGTCCACTTATCCGGTGTGCGCGTGCAGAAATTCTTGACTATTTGAAAACCCATCACCTATCCTTCCGCGAGGATTCGAGCAATGCCTCACTTTCATTTGACCGCAACCGTATCCGACACCGGATCATGCCCTTACTTAAGGAACTCAACCCCTCCCTTGAGGAGACCCTTTCCCGCACCCTCGAGGTCGGTGACCTCCTAAACTCCTCGCTTGATTCACAGGCAGCCGAGCTCCTAGAGCGTCTCGTTACGAGTAATGGTAGGACCAGCGAGCTTGACACTTCCGAGCTTTCAGGCTATAATCTTGTTACGCAACTTCGTGTTCTGAGGTTATTTGTGCCTTGGCTTGGGGCAAATGATCTGTTGGGCCTACTGCCCCTTGAGGTTGCCAAAGGGACGCGTGAGATGGCGCGCGGCAAAGGCAAGAAGCTTTGCGCGTCCTATGATCGGTTGGTGCTTGAGGATTGCAAGGATCAACCCTTATGGGAGCCGTGCGTGTTGAGTGAGGCTAAGGATGTGTTAGTGCCGGGGCTTGGATGGCGACTGCGGGTCTATGAAGGTAAACGTGATGAATTCGCACCGCGCGATGATGTGGTATTCTTTGACGCGAGTTTTATCAAGCCTCCATTCGTTGTTCGACCCTGGCGTGAAGGAGACAGGATAGTTCCGTTTGGCAGACGCGGTGAAGTCAAGCTCAAGCGGGTGTTTAGTGATAGGAAGGTACCACGCCGGATGCGTCGGTACTGGCCTTTGGTATGCAAGGATGATGAAGTGGTGTGGGCCGCCGGGCTTATTCGCTCTGCCGGGGCCCCTGTAACCAGTTCAACACGTAAGTTGACGATTTTGACTCTTTTGAGAGGTGAAGATGGCAAACAAACCGCCTAA
- a CDS encoding undecaprenyl-diphosphatase, which yields MAWSMVWKMLVLGVVQGASEFLPISSSGHLLLGQVLLRVEGGLTVPIFLHVGTLIAVVVFMSRRIGRLFADMFNREKERRIAGWALILYLFVASIPAALVGILAKDTIDRVMYGQPLYVAFFFIGTGALLLVTRWGRKRNRTFGISDALLIGIAQAVAILPGFSRSGLTIATALLLGIASVEAFEFSFILSIPAIAGAAVIDFLELYGTGRISQLAPPEAWVVGIISSAGVGFLALWLLKKAVVSKKFWLFSFYCFAVGAASLVLLLVFR from the coding sequence ATGGCCTGGAGTATGGTCTGGAAGATGCTGGTTTTAGGGGTGGTTCAGGGAGCAAGCGAGTTTCTTCCCATCTCCTCGTCCGGACACCTCTTGCTTGGGCAGGTGCTGCTCAGGGTGGAAGGCGGGCTTACCGTACCCATATTCCTTCATGTAGGTACACTGATAGCAGTGGTTGTGTTTATGTCCCGCCGCATCGGCAGGCTTTTTGCCGATATGTTCAACCGGGAAAAGGAACGCAGGATTGCAGGCTGGGCACTGATCCTATATCTTTTTGTTGCGAGCATCCCGGCTGCACTGGTTGGGATTCTTGCCAAGGACACCATAGATCGCGTGATGTACGGGCAGCCCTTGTATGTGGCTTTCTTCTTTATTGGAACCGGGGCGCTGCTTCTGGTTACTCGCTGGGGCAGAAAGCGTAATCGGACATTCGGGATTTCGGACGCTCTTCTTATCGGCATTGCCCAGGCGGTTGCCATCCTGCCCGGTTTCTCCCGCTCCGGGTTAACTATCGCCACCGCATTGCTTTTGGGGATCGCCTCGGTGGAGGCGTTCGAGTTCAGCTTCATTTTGTCCATCCCTGCCATTGCCGGTGCCGCGGTGATCGACTTCCTCGAACTGTATGGGACCGGGAGGATATCCCAGCTCGCTCCTCCTGAAGCGTGGGTTGTGGGCATAATCTCCAGTGCTGGCGTGGGATTTCTAGCCCTGTGGCTGCTCAAGAAGGCGGTGGTATCAAAGAAATTCTGGTTGTTCAGCTTTTACTGCTTCGCAGTCGGGGCAGCCAGCCTGGTTCTGCTCCTGGTGTTTCGATAG